A stretch of Prosthecobacter algae DNA encodes these proteins:
- a CDS encoding serine/threonine protein phosphatase produces the protein MEAKNTARALVRLGYDGRVHKTFRGHMAQERFDHEVRVLRYLEKQGCPFVPKVLEADPEKLHLVTSNCGSRVDHITEDRLRLLFAELEQYGVRHEDPYTRNVTYNPHLSRFCLIDFEFATILDKPDLGPPPPEPDPHEQGPRGW, from the coding sequence ATGGAAGCTAAAAACACCGCCCGTGCCCTCGTTCGTCTCGGCTACGATGGGCGTGTACACAAGACCTTCAGGGGCCACATGGCGCAGGAACGCTTTGATCATGAGGTTCGGGTGCTGCGCTATCTGGAAAAGCAGGGCTGCCCGTTTGTACCGAAAGTGCTCGAAGCCGATCCTGAGAAACTGCACCTGGTGACGAGCAATTGCGGCAGCCGTGTGGACCACATCACGGAGGACCGTCTGCGCCTGCTGTTTGCGGAACTGGAGCAGTATGGAGTCCGGCATGAAGATCCCTACACCCGCAATGTGACTTACAACCCCCATCTGAGCCGGTTTTGCCTCATTGATTTCGAGTTTGCCACCATTCTGGATAAGCCGGACCTGGGGCCACCGCCTCCAGAGCCGGATCCCCATGAGCAAGGCCCCCGGGGCTGGTGA
- a CDS encoding glutamine synthetase beta-grasp domain-containing protein, whose product MAKYKLEYIWLDGYTPVPNLRSKTQIKEYASFPTLEELPLWGFDGSSTQQAEGRSSDCVLKPVAVFPDTTRINGVLVMCEVMMPDGVTPHPTNSRATILDDPGAWFGFEQEYFLYQDGRPLGFPENGYPAPQGPYYTGVGFKNVGDIARQIVEEHLDLCLDAGINHEGINAEVAKGQWEFQIFGKGSKKCADQMWVARYLLIRLCEKYSIDVEFHCKPLGATDWNGSGMHANFSTDYLRDVGGKPYFEALMAAFAKNLNEHIAVYGPDNHMRLTGLHETQSIDKFTYGIADRGSSVRVPHSFVNNGYKGYLEDRRPNSQGDPYAIASRILATIAEVPKP is encoded by the coding sequence ATGGCCAAATACAAACTCGAATACATCTGGCTCGACGGCTACACGCCGGTGCCAAACCTGCGCAGCAAGACCCAGATCAAGGAATACGCGAGCTTCCCGACTCTCGAAGAACTCCCTCTTTGGGGCTTTGACGGCAGCTCCACCCAGCAGGCCGAAGGCCGCAGCTCTGACTGCGTGCTCAAGCCAGTGGCCGTCTTCCCAGACACGACCCGCATCAACGGCGTGCTGGTGATGTGCGAAGTCATGATGCCCGATGGCGTCACCCCACATCCAACCAACTCCCGCGCCACCATCTTGGATGATCCAGGTGCCTGGTTTGGTTTCGAGCAGGAATACTTCCTCTACCAGGACGGCCGCCCGCTCGGCTTCCCTGAAAACGGCTATCCAGCCCCCCAGGGCCCTTACTACACGGGCGTGGGCTTCAAAAACGTGGGCGACATCGCCCGCCAGATCGTCGAAGAGCACCTCGACCTCTGCCTTGACGCCGGCATCAACCACGAAGGCATCAACGCCGAAGTGGCCAAAGGCCAGTGGGAATTCCAGATCTTCGGCAAAGGCTCCAAGAAGTGTGCCGACCAGATGTGGGTGGCCCGCTACCTCCTTATCCGTCTTTGCGAGAAGTACAGCATTGACGTTGAGTTCCATTGCAAGCCTCTGGGCGCAACCGACTGGAACGGCTCCGGCATGCACGCCAACTTCTCCACGGACTACCTCCGTGACGTGGGTGGCAAGCCATACTTCGAAGCCCTCATGGCCGCATTTGCCAAGAACCTCAACGAGCACATCGCCGTCTATGGTCCTGACAACCACATGCGCCTCACCGGTCTGCATGAGACCCAGTCCATCGACAAGTTCACCTACGGCATCGCTGACCGCGGTTCTTCCGTCCGTGTTCCTCACAGCTTCGTCAACAACGGCTACAAGGGCTACCTTGAAGACCGCCGTCCAAACTCCCAGGGCGATCCCTACGCCATCGCTTCCCGCATTCTGGCGACCATCGCCGAAGTGCCGAAGCCTTAA
- the htpG gene encoding molecular chaperone HtpG, whose product MSNTTTASTHEFQAEVKQVLDIVIHSLYTDREIFIRELVSNASDSLEKMRLTQLTENDVFGAELPLEITITTDETAGTLTIADHGIGMTRAELVENLGTIAHSGSKAFAAALKNAGKSGDASLIGQFGVGFYSAFMVADEVQVYTHSWRQDGEHLVWASSGAGTYSIEDAPDQVRGCKIVIKLKEDALEFCRPDRVKAILAKYSNFVSFPIQLNGERVNTVEAIWLKSKDEVTEEQYKAFYQFTAHAFDEPSYRLHFQADAPLVINALLFLPEQNMESFGMGQMEPGVGLYCKKVLIDPRPKKLLPEWMRFVRGVIDSEDLPLNISRESMQDSALVRKLGEVVTKRLLKFLDKEAQEDSKKFQEFYAKFSRFFKEGVATDFLNRDAIAKLLRFESSLTGEAEVIGLADYVSRMKEDQKAIYYQVAPSRKTIETGPYVEAFKSKGYEVLYLYESIDEYVVTSLREFDGKQLQAVNSNEVDLGEIAGEGEALSESDTATLCGWLKDSLTSGVEEVRSGKRLVNSPALAITPDGEMTPQMRQMMRAMKPDEVEAPKVILEINPRHEIVKKLSSLSQSDGESAQLIAEQVLDNALLSAGLLDDPQRIVARTEKIMERLLAK is encoded by the coding sequence ATGAGCAACACGACCACTGCAAGCACGCATGAGTTCCAGGCTGAGGTGAAACAGGTCCTGGACATTGTGATCCACAGCCTCTACACCGACCGCGAGATCTTCATCCGCGAACTGGTCTCCAATGCCTCCGATTCCCTGGAGAAGATGCGCCTGACCCAGCTCACCGAGAATGATGTTTTCGGGGCTGAACTGCCGCTGGAGATCACCATCACGACGGATGAAACCGCTGGCACGCTGACGATTGCTGATCACGGCATCGGCATGACCCGGGCGGAACTGGTGGAAAACCTGGGCACCATCGCCCATTCCGGTTCCAAGGCCTTTGCCGCCGCCCTGAAAAACGCGGGCAAGTCAGGTGATGCGAGCCTGATCGGCCAGTTCGGCGTGGGCTTTTACAGCGCCTTCATGGTGGCTGATGAAGTCCAAGTTTACACCCATTCCTGGAGGCAGGACGGGGAGCACCTCGTCTGGGCCAGCAGCGGTGCCGGCACCTACAGCATCGAGGATGCTCCAGACCAGGTCCGCGGCTGCAAAATCGTCATCAAGCTCAAGGAGGATGCTCTGGAATTCTGCCGCCCAGACCGCGTGAAGGCCATTCTGGCGAAGTATTCGAATTTCGTCAGCTTCCCGATCCAGCTCAATGGCGAGCGCGTGAACACGGTGGAGGCCATCTGGCTGAAGAGCAAAGATGAGGTCACCGAAGAGCAGTACAAAGCCTTCTACCAGTTCACCGCCCACGCTTTTGATGAGCCCAGCTACCGCCTGCACTTCCAGGCTGACGCCCCGCTGGTGATCAATGCCCTGCTGTTCCTGCCGGAACAGAACATGGAATCTTTTGGCATGGGCCAGATGGAGCCCGGCGTGGGCCTTTATTGCAAGAAGGTCCTCATCGACCCGCGCCCGAAAAAGCTGCTCCCTGAGTGGATGCGGTTTGTCCGCGGTGTCATCGACAGCGAAGACCTGCCCCTGAACATCTCCCGCGAATCCATGCAGGACAGCGCCCTGGTGCGCAAGCTGGGTGAGGTGGTGACGAAGCGCCTGCTCAAGTTCCTGGACAAAGAGGCGCAGGAGGACTCCAAGAAGTTCCAAGAGTTCTACGCGAAATTCAGCCGTTTCTTCAAAGAAGGCGTGGCAACCGATTTCCTGAACCGCGACGCCATCGCCAAGCTGCTGCGTTTTGAATCCAGCCTTACCGGCGAGGCGGAAGTGATCGGCCTGGCCGACTATGTCTCCCGCATGAAGGAAGACCAAAAGGCCATCTATTACCAGGTGGCACCTTCACGCAAAACCATCGAGACCGGACCTTACGTGGAAGCTTTCAAGTCGAAGGGCTATGAAGTGCTGTACCTCTATGAGTCCATCGATGAATACGTGGTCACCAGCCTGCGTGAATTTGATGGCAAGCAGCTCCAGGCTGTGAACTCCAATGAAGTGGACCTGGGTGAAATCGCCGGGGAAGGGGAAGCCCTCAGTGAAAGCGATACCGCTACGCTTTGCGGCTGGCTGAAGGACAGCCTGACCTCTGGCGTGGAAGAAGTGCGCAGTGGTAAACGCCTGGTGAACAGCCCGGCCCTGGCCATCACCCCGGATGGTGAGATGACCCCACAGATGCGCCAGATGATGCGCGCCATGAAGCCCGATGAGGTGGAAGCACCGAAGGTGATTCTGGAGATCAATCCTCGCCACGAAATCGTGAAAAAGCTTTCCAGCCTCAGCCAGTCTGACGGTGAAAGCGCCCAGCTCATCGCCGAGCAGGTGCTGGACAACGCCCTGCTTTCCGCTGGTCTGCTGGATGACCCTCAGCGCATCGTCGCCCGCACGGAGAAGATCATGGAGCGTCTGCTGGCCAAGTAA